The proteins below are encoded in one region of Streptomyces cyanogenus:
- the hemG gene encoding protoporphyrinogen oxidase codes for MSATGRGLGHVVVIGAGIAGLAAAHRLLGRGARVTVLEAGDRVGGKLLPGEVAGVRVDLGAESMLARRPEALTLAREAGLGESLQPPATATASIWTRGALRPMPKGHVMGVPGTAAALSGVLSAEGLARIGRDADLPRTEIGDDVAVGEYVAARLGREVVDRLVEPLLGGVYAGDAYRISMRSAVPQLFQAARTHTSLTEGVREIQARAAAQQQTGPVFMGIAGGIGRLPLAVAESVRTRGGEILTGTPARELRREAAGGWRITAGERVLHADAVIVAVPAPAAAALLRPESPGAAAELAAVEYASMALVTLAYRRSDLSLPEGSGFLVPPVDGRTIKASTFASQKWGWIAEEDPEVVVLRTSVGRYGETEVLGRDDAGLVEVSRHDLREATGLDAVPLETRVTRWADGLPQYPVGHHARVARIREQVAKVPGLAVCGAPYDGVGIPACIASAHAAVDQLAGDPSGVAELTANPVQSLHGGAGE; via the coding sequence ATGAGCGCAACGGGTAGGGGCTTGGGGCACGTCGTCGTGATCGGGGCCGGCATCGCCGGGCTGGCCGCCGCGCACCGGCTGCTGGGGCGCGGCGCTCGCGTGACCGTGCTGGAGGCCGGCGACCGGGTCGGCGGCAAGCTGCTGCCCGGCGAGGTCGCCGGTGTGCGGGTCGACCTGGGCGCCGAGTCCATGCTCGCCCGCCGCCCCGAGGCGCTGACGCTCGCGCGCGAGGCGGGGCTGGGCGAGTCGCTCCAGCCGCCGGCCACCGCGACCGCCTCGATCTGGACCCGGGGCGCCCTGCGGCCCATGCCCAAGGGCCATGTGATGGGCGTGCCCGGTACCGCCGCCGCGCTCTCCGGCGTCCTCTCCGCCGAGGGCCTGGCCCGGATCGGGCGCGACGCCGACCTGCCCCGCACCGAGATCGGCGACGACGTGGCCGTGGGGGAGTACGTGGCGGCCCGGCTCGGCCGCGAGGTCGTCGACCGGCTGGTGGAACCCCTGCTCGGCGGGGTCTACGCGGGCGACGCCTACCGCATCTCGATGCGCTCGGCCGTCCCGCAGCTCTTCCAGGCCGCGCGTACCCACACCTCCCTCACCGAGGGCGTCCGGGAGATCCAGGCCAGGGCCGCCGCGCAGCAGCAGACCGGGCCGGTCTTCATGGGCATCGCCGGCGGCATCGGCCGGCTGCCGCTCGCGGTCGCCGAGTCCGTGCGCACGCGGGGCGGCGAGATCCTGACCGGGACACCCGCGCGGGAACTGCGCCGGGAGGCGGCCGGCGGCTGGCGGATCACCGCCGGGGAGCGCGTGCTGCACGCCGACGCGGTGATCGTCGCCGTACCCGCCCCGGCCGCCGCCGCGCTGCTGCGCCCCGAGTCCCCGGGGGCCGCGGCCGAGCTGGCCGCCGTCGAGTACGCCTCGATGGCCCTGGTCACCCTCGCCTACCGGCGCTCGGACCTGAGCCTGCCCGAGGGCAGCGGCTTCCTGGTGCCGCCCGTCGACGGCCGCACCATCAAGGCCTCCACCTTCGCCTCCCAGAAGTGGGGCTGGATCGCCGAGGAGGACCCGGAGGTGGTGGTGCTGCGCACCTCCGTGGGCCGCTACGGCGAGACGGAGGTGCTCGGCCGGGACGACGCCGGCCTGGTGGAGGTCTCCCGGCACGACCTGCGGGAGGCCACCGGCCTGGACGCCGTGCCGCTGGAGACCCGGGTCACCCGCTGGGCCGACGGCCTGCCCCAGTACCCCGTCGGGCACCACGCGCGCGTGGCCCGCATCCGCGAGCAGGTCGCCAAGGTCCCGGGTCTCGCGGTGTGCGGCGCCCCGTACGACGGCGTCGGCATCCCCGCGTGCATCGCGAGCGCCCACGCCGCCGTGGACCAGCTGGCCGGTGATCCGTCAGGGGTGGCGGAGCTGACGGCCAACCCGGTGCAGAGCCTGCACGGCGGAGCGGGAGAATAG
- the hemQ gene encoding hydrogen peroxide-dependent heme synthase, with the protein MSDDAPTTESGRIPNKGKLAKDLNEVIRYTLWSVFKLKDVLPADRAGYADEVQELFDQLAAKDVTVRGTYDLSGLRADADLMIWWHAETSDQLQEAYNLFRRTRLGRALEPVWSNMALHRPAEFNRSHIPAFLADETPRNYVSVYPFVRSYDWYLLPDEDRRRMLADHGKMARGFPDVRANTVASFSLGDYEWILAFEADELYRIVDLMRHLRGSEARMHVREEIPFFTGRRKDIGELVADLA; encoded by the coding sequence ATGAGTGACGACGCCCCCACCACCGAGTCCGGCAGGATCCCGAACAAGGGCAAGCTGGCCAAGGACCTCAACGAGGTCATCCGCTACACCCTCTGGTCGGTCTTCAAGCTGAAGGACGTGCTGCCGGCGGACCGCGCGGGCTACGCCGACGAGGTCCAGGAGCTGTTCGACCAGCTCGCCGCGAAGGACGTGACGGTCCGCGGCACCTACGACCTCTCCGGTCTGCGCGCCGACGCCGACCTGATGATCTGGTGGCACGCCGAGACCAGCGACCAGCTCCAGGAGGCGTACAACCTCTTCCGCCGCACCAGGCTGGGCCGTGCGCTGGAGCCGGTCTGGTCGAACATGGCGCTGCACCGCCCGGCGGAGTTCAACCGCTCGCACATCCCGGCGTTCCTGGCCGACGAGACGCCCCGGAACTACGTGAGCGTCTACCCCTTCGTGCGCTCCTACGACTGGTACCTGCTGCCCGACGAGGACCGCCGCCGCATGCTCGCCGACCACGGCAAGATGGCCCGTGGCTTCCCCGACGTGCGCGCCAACACGGTCGCCTCGTTCTCCCTCGGCGACTACGAGTGGATCCTGGCCTTCGAGGCCGACGAGCTGTACCGCATCGTCGACCTCATGCGTCACCTGCGCGGCTCCGAGGCCCGGATGCACGTCCGCGAGGAGATCCCGTTCTTCACGGGCCGCCGCAAGGACATCGGCGAACTGGTGGCGGACCTCGCCTGA
- a CDS encoding alpha/beta hydrolase, producing MKAAALCSAAGSLLLTSLAAAPAGGAPGTPGGAGAPGTAELRGTAVAVARARAAGVDFGPCAAADLPEPPADVRCGTVTVPLDYARPDGRQIRLTVSRAPATQKDPHNSKRKVPRQGALVYNPGGPGASGMYFPLIGAVPEWKRIAAAYDLIGYAPRGVGRSAPLSCEDPARFFKAPTASPVHPSEAYKRQRVDQAKAYARGCVQRSGTAIRFYNSLNNARDLDVLRAALGEDRLTFVGASYGSYFGSLYAAMFPSHVRRMVLDSAVNPDPQKIWYRSNLDQSAAFEERWADFRDWIARHHDVYGLGATPAAVQRSYDTARERLTAKAAGGKVGPGQLQKAFLTAGYYDDFWPGRAEALSAYLHGDPGPLVRLAAPSPETAAEAENGSAVYTAVECNDAPWPTDFAVWDRDNTRLARVAPFETWDNAWMNLPCAYWPVSRQQPLDVRTGPGELPPVLILAAERDAAAPYQGALETNRRLAGSVLVTERDAGTHGIAGGPNRCVNGHLEAYLLEGRVPARHASCAPRPEPPASGGPADEGGRRDALKGKGERR from the coding sequence ATGAAAGCTGCCGCTCTCTGCTCGGCCGCCGGTTCCTTGCTCCTGACCTCACTGGCCGCGGCCCCGGCGGGCGGCGCACCCGGCACCCCGGGCGGCGCGGGTGCCCCCGGCACGGCCGAGCTGCGCGGCACCGCGGTCGCCGTGGCGCGTGCCCGGGCGGCCGGGGTCGACTTCGGTCCGTGCGCCGCCGCCGACCTGCCGGAGCCGCCGGCCGATGTGCGGTGCGGCACGGTGACGGTCCCGCTGGACTACGCCCGCCCGGACGGCCGGCAGATCCGGCTGACGGTCAGCCGGGCCCCGGCCACTCAGAAGGATCCGCACAACAGCAAGCGGAAGGTTCCCCGGCAGGGCGCCCTGGTCTACAACCCGGGCGGCCCGGGCGCCTCCGGCATGTACTTCCCGCTGATCGGCGCGGTCCCGGAGTGGAAGCGGATCGCCGCCGCCTACGACCTGATCGGCTACGCCCCGCGCGGGGTGGGCCGTTCCGCGCCGCTGTCCTGCGAGGACCCCGCGCGCTTCTTCAAGGCACCCACCGCGTCCCCGGTGCATCCGTCGGAGGCGTACAAGCGGCAGCGGGTCGACCAGGCGAAGGCGTACGCGCGCGGCTGCGTCCAGCGCTCCGGGACCGCGATCCGCTTCTACAACTCGCTCAACAACGCCCGGGACCTGGACGTGCTGCGGGCCGCGCTGGGCGAGGACCGGCTGACCTTCGTCGGGGCGTCGTACGGCAGCTACTTCGGCTCGCTGTACGCGGCGATGTTCCCCTCGCACGTGCGCCGCATGGTGCTGGACTCGGCGGTGAACCCGGACCCGCAGAAGATCTGGTACCGCAGCAACCTGGACCAGTCGGCGGCGTTCGAGGAGCGCTGGGCGGACTTCCGGGACTGGATCGCCCGGCACCACGACGTGTACGGGCTCGGCGCCACGCCCGCGGCGGTGCAGCGCAGCTACGACACCGCGCGCGAGCGGCTGACCGCGAAGGCGGCGGGCGGCAAGGTCGGCCCCGGCCAGTTGCAGAAGGCCTTCCTGACGGCCGGGTACTACGACGACTTCTGGCCGGGCCGGGCCGAGGCCCTGTCGGCGTATCTGCACGGCGACCCGGGTCCGCTGGTCCGGCTGGCCGCGCCGAGCCCGGAGACGGCCGCCGAGGCGGAGAACGGCAGCGCGGTGTACACGGCCGTGGAGTGCAACGACGCGCCGTGGCCGACGGACTTCGCGGTGTGGGACCGCGACAACACCCGGCTCGCCCGGGTGGCGCCCTTCGAGACCTGGGACAACGCGTGGATGAACCTGCCGTGCGCCTACTGGCCGGTGTCCCGGCAGCAGCCGCTGGACGTGCGGACCGGGCCCGGTGAGCTGCCGCCGGTGCTGATCCTGGCCGCCGAGCGGGACGCCGCCGCGCCGTACCAGGGGGCCCTGGAGACGAACCGGCGGCTGGCCGGCTCGGTGCTGGTGACCGAGCGGGACGCGGGCACGCACGGCATCGCGGGCGGGCCCAACAGGTGCGTCAACGGGCACCTGGAGGCGTACCTGCTGGAGGGCCGCGTTCCGGCGCGGCACGCGTCGTGCGCGCCGCGCCCCGAACCGCCGGCCTCCGGCGGTCCGGCCGACGAGGGGGGTCGCCGGGACGCGCTCAAGGGCAAGGGCGAGCGGCGCTAG
- a CDS encoding TIGR04222 domain-containing membrane protein, with product MFWVLLLLLAWAFAGSACTRLCLAAVRAAAVDAPGAPADGERGLTLYEAAFLSGGPARVADVTLVSMARQRRLLLAHTGWATVVDPWGRDEMEQSVIGAIGPEGQSRIAPVRARAAGAEAVRRLADGLVRAGLAVPEGAATTVGAAVRQVRAAALAVALLGVTALLLPIETGTPRPLVGAWFALPLTLTLSCLAIARFEVHPYSRWASPAGQRLLSALAGRPAGDERSFLTSVAVRGVRAIGEPELRAAFTHRDQPWRE from the coding sequence ATGTTCTGGGTCCTTCTCCTGCTCCTGGCCTGGGCTTTCGCCGGGTCCGCCTGCACCCGGCTGTGCCTGGCGGCCGTCCGCGCGGCAGCCGTGGACGCACCCGGTGCGCCGGCGGACGGGGAGCGCGGTCTCACGCTGTACGAGGCGGCCTTCCTCTCCGGCGGCCCCGCACGGGTCGCCGATGTGACGCTCGTCTCCATGGCCCGCCAGCGCCGGCTGCTGCTCGCGCACACCGGCTGGGCCACGGTCGTGGACCCGTGGGGCCGTGACGAGATGGAGCAGTCCGTCATAGGGGCCATAGGGCCCGAGGGACAGTCGCGGATCGCTCCGGTACGGGCGCGGGCGGCCGGCGCGGAGGCCGTACGGCGGCTCGCGGACGGGCTGGTGCGCGCCGGTCTCGCGGTGCCGGAGGGCGCGGCCACGACCGTGGGTGCCGCCGTCCGCCAGGTGCGGGCCGCCGCACTGGCCGTCGCCCTGCTGGGCGTGACCGCGCTGCTGCTGCCCATCGAGACCGGCACACCGCGCCCGCTGGTGGGCGCCTGGTTCGCCCTGCCCCTCACGCTGACGCTCAGCTGCCTGGCCATCGCCCGGTTCGAGGTGCACCCGTACTCGCGCTGGGCCTCCCCGGCCGGGCAGCGGCTGCTGAGCGCGCTGGCCGGCAGGCCGGCCGGCGACGAGCGGTCGTTCCTCACCTCCGTCGCCGTACGCGGCGTCCGCGCCATCGGCGAACCGGAACTGCGCGCGGCCTTCACCCACCGCGACCAGCCCTGGCGGGAGTGA
- a CDS encoding DUF4142 domain-containing protein, which translates to MRPRPPINGRGIFSGTGLVITALAATVVALLVPLWSYAGRQDPASANVLSAQTVTTPYGPLSAQDRDFVTKVRLAGLWELPAGELAQRKGTTPAVRTAGQHLVDGHTSLDAHVRTVATQLGLALPNEPNEQQKQWLAALNAADGQDFDRRFAGLLRLAHGRVFSLVAQVRAGTQNSLVRDLADDANATVLDHIKVLEATGYVDFAVLAEDLAASATPVPTPPQVDPSAAVPVTPSPGETYSLPPAAASPPPATSSP; encoded by the coding sequence ATGCGACCGCGTCCACCGATCAACGGCCGTGGCATATTCAGCGGCACCGGTCTCGTCATCACCGCCCTGGCGGCCACGGTCGTCGCGCTGCTGGTCCCGCTCTGGTCGTACGCCGGCCGGCAGGACCCGGCGAGCGCGAACGTGCTGAGCGCCCAGACGGTGACGACGCCGTACGGCCCGTTGTCGGCGCAGGACCGGGACTTCGTCACCAAGGTCCGGCTGGCCGGGCTGTGGGAGCTGCCCGCCGGGGAGCTGGCGCAGCGCAAGGGGACGACACCGGCCGTCCGCACGGCCGGGCAGCACCTCGTCGACGGCCACACCTCCCTGGACGCGCACGTCCGCACGGTCGCCACCCAGCTCGGCCTGGCCCTGCCCAACGAGCCGAACGAGCAGCAGAAGCAGTGGCTCGCCGCCCTGAACGCGGCCGACGGGCAGGACTTCGACCGCCGGTTCGCCGGCCTGCTGCGGCTCGCGCACGGCCGGGTGTTCTCCCTGGTCGCGCAGGTCCGGGCCGGCACCCAGAACTCCCTGGTCCGTGATCTTGCCGACGACGCCAACGCGACGGTGCTGGACCACATCAAGGTCCTGGAGGCGACGGGGTACGTCGACTTCGCCGTACTGGCCGAGGACCTGGCGGCCTCCGCGACCCCGGTGCCGACCCCGCCGCAGGTCGACCCGAGTGCCGCCGTACCGGTCACGCCGTCGCCGGGCGAGACCTACTCCCTGCCGCCCGCCGCCGCGAGCCCGCCGCCGGCGACGAGCAGCCCCTGA
- a CDS encoding DUF692 domain-containing protein — protein MRRLGTGIGWRPEIADAVEAMPGIDWVEVVAENVCPGHLPESLLRLRERGVTVVPHGVSLGLGGADHPDEGRLTALAERAEALGSPLVTEHIAFVRAGGALTASPGLEAGHLLPVPRTRDALDVLCENVRIAQEALPVPLALENIAALFSWPDEELTEGQFLSELVERTGVRLLIDVANLHTNHVNRGEDPAEALAALPLEAIAYVHVAGGFERDGVWHDSHAHPVPGPVLDILTGLAARVAPPGVLLERDENFPGPGELERELDAVREAVAAGRGRAAEPAVGGTAVRGAVGAGARGVGVLARPVAGARERVAVAQTAVLSALVAGTPVPEGFDRVRMGVQARALAAKRAGVVAKVAPELPVILGAGYREAFLEYARQRPMRGGYRQDALDFAGHLLKLGRAGDAGSLRELREWWLDRSGPAPRKRGFAARVLRRRA, from the coding sequence ATGCGGCGACTGGGGACCGGGATCGGGTGGCGGCCGGAGATCGCGGACGCTGTGGAGGCGATGCCGGGCATCGACTGGGTGGAGGTCGTGGCGGAGAACGTCTGCCCCGGCCACCTTCCCGAGTCGCTGCTGCGGCTGCGCGAGCGCGGTGTGACGGTGGTCCCGCACGGTGTCTCCCTCGGCCTCGGCGGTGCCGACCACCCCGACGAGGGGCGGCTGACGGCGCTCGCCGAGCGGGCGGAGGCCCTCGGCTCGCCGCTGGTCACCGAGCACATCGCCTTCGTCCGGGCGGGCGGCGCGCTCACCGCCTCCCCGGGTCTGGAGGCCGGCCACCTGCTGCCCGTGCCGCGGACCCGGGACGCCCTGGACGTGCTGTGCGAGAACGTCCGTATCGCCCAGGAGGCGCTGCCGGTGCCGCTGGCGCTGGAGAACATCGCCGCGCTGTTCTCCTGGCCGGACGAGGAGCTGACCGAGGGGCAGTTCCTGTCCGAGCTGGTCGAGCGGACCGGCGTACGGCTGCTGATCGACGTGGCCAACCTGCACACCAACCACGTCAACCGGGGCGAGGACCCGGCCGAGGCGCTGGCCGCGCTGCCCCTGGAGGCGATCGCCTACGTCCATGTCGCGGGCGGCTTCGAGCGCGACGGCGTCTGGCACGACAGCCACGCGCACCCCGTGCCGGGCCCGGTCCTCGACATCCTGACCGGTCTCGCCGCCCGGGTGGCGCCGCCCGGGGTGCTCCTGGAGCGGGACGAGAACTTCCCCGGACCGGGCGAGCTGGAGCGGGAGCTGGACGCCGTCCGGGAGGCGGTGGCGGCCGGGCGCGGGCGCGCGGCGGAGCCTGCGGTGGGGGGTACGGCGGTGAGGGGGGCCGTCGGTGCCGGGGCCAGGGGCGTCGGCGTGCTGGCGCGGCCGGTGGCCGGGGCGCGCGAGCGGGTGGCGGTGGCCCAGACCGCCGTGCTGTCCGCCCTGGTGGCGGGGACACCGGTGCCGGAGGGGTTCGACCGGGTGCGGATGGGGGTGCAGGCGCGGGCGCTCGCGGCCAAGCGGGCGGGGGTGGTGGCCAAGGTGGCGCCCGAGCTGCCGGTGATCCTGGGGGCGGGGTACCGGGAGGCGTTCCTGGAGTACGCGCGGCAGCGGCCGATGCGCGGCGGGTACCGGCAGGACGCGCTGGACTTCGCCGGGCACCTGCTGAAGCTGGGGCGGGCGGGGGACGCGGGGTCCCTCCGGGAGCTGCGCGAGTGGTGGCTGGACCGCTCGGGCCCGGCGCCCCGCAAGCGGGGCTTCGCGGCCCGGGTGCTGCGGCGCCGGGCCTGA
- a CDS encoding aminoacyl-tRNA hydrolase produces MSHVPAPTADSPFRSARSPRDEAPQFVLPLVVRIERSAPPARTDALETAARAVLVLLGDDRTQGDGEWAEAVRNWEDARIRKVVRRARGAEWRRAGTLPGITVTGSSAEVRVFPPIPLDGWPKDLARLQVSGTELDDPEPPLPADPAAGPVLWLNPELEMSAGKAMAQAGHGAQLAWWALSPAERTAWRDAGHPLAVRTADPADWPRLTAGGLPVVRDAGFTEIAPGSCTVVADHPALR; encoded by the coding sequence GTGAGCCACGTTCCAGCCCCCACCGCCGACAGTCCCTTCCGGTCCGCACGCAGCCCCCGCGACGAGGCACCCCAGTTCGTGCTGCCGCTCGTCGTACGCATCGAGCGCAGCGCACCGCCTGCCCGCACCGACGCGCTGGAGACGGCGGCCCGGGCCGTGCTCGTCCTGCTCGGCGACGACCGGACGCAGGGCGACGGCGAGTGGGCCGAGGCCGTGCGGAACTGGGAGGACGCCCGCATCCGCAAGGTGGTCCGGCGGGCCCGCGGCGCCGAGTGGCGGCGCGCCGGGACACTGCCCGGGATCACGGTGACCGGCAGCTCCGCGGAGGTCCGCGTCTTCCCCCCGATCCCCCTGGACGGCTGGCCCAAGGACCTGGCCAGGCTCCAGGTGTCGGGCACCGAACTCGACGACCCCGAGCCGCCCCTCCCCGCCGACCCGGCCGCCGGGCCGGTGCTCTGGCTCAACCCGGAGCTGGAGATGTCGGCCGGCAAGGCGATGGCCCAGGCCGGCCACGGGGCCCAACTGGCCTGGTGGGCCCTGTCCCCCGCGGAGCGCACCGCGTGGCGCGACGCGGGCCACCCACTCGCCGTCCGCACGGCCGACCCGGCCGACTGGCCCCGGCTCACCGCCGGCGGCCTGCCGGTGGTGCGGGACGCCGGCTTCACGGAGATCGCTCCGGGGTCCTGCACGGTCGTCGCCGATCACCCCGCGCTGCGCTAG
- a CDS encoding DUF6086 family protein, with the protein MSQYFDMGDETLWNPSNGASRLFQRQVEVFEAELELPSGIGPMRNDECQIDPAVFGAFVHALLARHRRTGHTVVLALSEGFVGTVVALAERAGIDIDWGRLEAFPDGPLSDVQVSATGVSAPPEDGGPWAAAVRARAAELGRGMAR; encoded by the coding sequence GTGAGCCAGTACTTCGACATGGGGGACGAGACGCTGTGGAATCCGTCCAACGGGGCGTCGCGGCTCTTCCAGCGGCAGGTGGAGGTCTTCGAGGCCGAACTGGAGCTGCCGTCCGGCATCGGGCCGATGCGGAACGATGAGTGCCAGATCGATCCGGCTGTCTTCGGGGCCTTCGTGCACGCCCTGCTCGCCCGGCACCGGCGGACCGGCCACACCGTCGTCCTGGCCCTCTCCGAAGGCTTCGTCGGCACCGTCGTCGCCCTCGCCGAGCGCGCCGGGATCGACATCGACTGGGGCCGGCTCGAAGCCTTCCCGGACGGCCCCCTGTCCGACGTGCAGGTCTCGGCCACCGGGGTGTCCGCCCCGCCCGAGGACGGCGGACCCTGGGCTGCGGCGGTGCGTGCCAGGGCGGCCGAACTGGGCCGGGGCATGGCCCGTTGA